A segment of the Triticum urartu cultivar G1812 chromosome 1, Tu2.1, whole genome shotgun sequence genome:
tagggccggcgccccccccccatggcacccctatatatagtggggggagaggagggatttcataccagcccctggcgcctccatctccccccgttacgtctctccctcgtagtcttggcgaagccctgcttctgtgacgccctgcatccaccaccacgccgtcgtgctgctggatcttcaccaacctctccttcccccttgctggatcaagaaggaggagacgtctcccgtcccgtacgtgtgttgaacgcggaggtgccgtccgttcggcgctggtcatcggtgatttggatcacgtcgagtacgactacatcatcaccgttcttttgaacgcttccgtgcgcgatctacaaaggtatgtagatgcattagatggctcgttgctagatgaactcctagatgatcttggtgaaacgagtaggaaaatttttgttttctgcaacgttccccaacaggttttgactaagccgacggctaggccgtcggcataggggtgCCACGTGGCTATCAGTCATTGGGCAGACTTGACAGCGGCCGCCGTTAAGCGTGATAGTTGCCGACggccagggccgtcggcatagatgtacGGCCCCCGTCGGCGTATCATATATGCCGACGGCCTCCCTGGCTATGCCGACACATATGTTGCCGACGgccctatgccgacgggggccgtcggcataggtctaCCCCGACGGGACtcaggcctatgccgacggcccttgCCGTTGGCATAGGTGGCGATTCCGGTAGTGAACTGCCATACGAATTGTACTCTCACAAACGAATGCAAGAGGGCAGGATCTTCACTTCATGTAGCCTATCTAGCATCAGTACACATCATGCATCAGCGTTCCATCTTATTTCTTTCGCATATCCACAGCAATTTGACAAACCAATTATAGAGTCAAGGGAGGCTGCCCTGTGTTGGCAGCTCTCACCAACTTCTGCGTGCCTCCCTACACTACACCCCGCTCTCATCACTCTGCTGCTCATCATGAAATACATATTTTTATTTACCTTCCAAGAAAAACTATGTCAACAGATTGACCAGGCTTTGATCAGAGCAGTACTTCAACACCGGGCTGGAATCAAAAAGAAACTCCTTGCTTCCAAGATGAGGCCCCTTTTTTCGGGTTCTGGCTGAAGTGATAGACCCGTGCTCCAAGTAGTTGATGTAAACTGGAGAACATCACACAACAACCTGATTTTGCGAGTTGCGACTATGTTCCACGCACATCTTACCATTGAGCAAGGGGGGCTGATACCTGATAACACCTTGTTTAAACCAACTGAATGACCTTACAAATATCTTGACCTGAGAAGGCCCCGGCAAGTCTGATGGCTTCATAAAATGAATTGACTGGCAGAGTCCAGAAGCCACACAGATCTGTATTTTCTCATCAAATAAGTGCAACAAAGGTGACATGCACAAGATGGTTACAATTACAACAGAACTAAAATCACGAATAGCACATGTAACAACTGTCGTAAGGTTCCAAAATAATGCAAGCTTAAATAAGTTACAAAGGTGACAACAAACAAAACTAGGACAAAGTATGAAATTGGTAAGGATGCCTCCTTACAAAGGGATCAACTAGATCCAAATCATGGACACCAAAATCCTTAATGCTGCGATGAGACCGATCTGGTGTAAAATGTAGACGAGCACCTCCGGAGGCCTTGTTATCCAGCTGAAGCATCTTACGTTGTTGTGCAAAAAACTCCTCATTGTAATCTTGTGGATTAACCTTTAGAGTCATTAACTCTCGCATTTTCGCGTTTCTTATAAAGAATGTGGCAAAGTTAACATGTGACTTGATGCCCTCATAATATTCCCAAACAAATGTCTTCAGACGAATGTCGAGAGATCTTATAAGAGTTTGATGCTTACGACGCCACGAGTTGGTTTTCCCAGATCCTATTGACTGAAAAGAGCATAGATAGATAAACACAATGAGGACATTAAGTGGATCAAATGAGCACTGAACCATGGTAGAAGAATTGTCACCTCAATGTACAACTTTTCCAAGCATGGAAAGCATCTCATCAAGTTAATAACAACATCCAAACTAAGAGCACTCATGTCAATAGCTAAAATCTTAACAGTGCACACTGTTTTCGTCAGGCTATGAACACGCAATCCCTTCATGAAGCATGGAAGACGACATTAGACCATCTATAAGTGCGGATAGTATGTAATTCATCTGATGAACACAAAAATGCAGATAAGAAGGCAAGTAGGAAGGCTATAGCTACCTGAATAAGCGTCGATTCAACGAACACGAGTGTGGTATTACAATTAGAATAGAGGCAGCCTAAAGTCTTCAGTTTAGGCGCGGAGACTACCGATATATGCAGGTACTCATGGAAACCAGCGTGTTGAAAATTTTCAAGACAGGGGGCATTCTCAATGACGAGCTCCCCAATTTTGAGCACTTTATGATAATTATAAGCTCTCACGCCTACGCCTCTAAGAGTAATCGAGTTGATTCGGAGACAGCGGAAGCCAGAGCAATTCTGAATCAGCAAACACTCAGTGCGGCAAGAAGCAATCATGGCGTGCAGTGTGGATTCGGAGATGGTGACCCGCTCAAGCGCGAGCTTCTGAAGCTTAGGGAAGCGAAGCCCCTGAATGGTGCTGTGGGGGAGGTGGCACTCTCCTATGGTGGCAACACGGAGGGTGTCTGAGAAGCGGAAGGCGGCTTCGGGCGGCGGTTGTGGTGTCGCTGGTGGGTACAGCAATCTGTAGTTGTAGCTGCACAGCTCAAGCTCGTGGAGGTTGTCAAGGGCCGGGGACCGGAGCCAGGCGTCCGCGGTGGTGGCTCGACCGCCCCAGAGGTGGTAGACGGGTGCGGAGAAGCGGCGACCGGGGCCCGGGTGGGCGGCGAGGACACGCGACACGACGGAGTTGAAGTCGTCCGGGTGGTCGCAGAGCGAGCCATGATCGAGGTTGAGCGGGGCTGAGCGCCAGAGATGGCGCCACCGGGAGGAGAGGATCTGGGTGCGTGCGCCTTCCCTGGTGGGGAGGAGCGAGACGATGTCCCCGAGGACGCCGTCGGGGAGGCCGCTGAGGCGGTCCTCCGCCGTAGATTCCGAGGCGTGCCCTTCTGCAGTCGCTGCCGCGACCGCCGTTTCCATCTCCATCGTACGCGGCCTGAGCGAGACGGCGTCGAGAAGGTCACTGATGCGGTCACCGCCGGCGCCTCCTCCGTCCCCAGCCGCTATGGGAAGAGCAGGTTCTGGACAGGGCGCCTCTGTAGCTGGGGTAGCCGGTGCTTTCCTCTTCCTCGATCTAGGAGCAGGAGCGGCTGCCTCCATCCCCATGGTTGGCGGTTTGTGCGGCGGCGAGGGAAGAGCACGCCGAGAAGAAGTAGGCGATGGGTATCTAGGTTTTTTGTAGGGGTGCACGTCCAGACTTGGGCGCATTGCGAGCCAAACCAGTAGTACGTAACAAGATGAAACCAAAGCCCACGGTGAAGCCGGTCTGCCAAACAATTGCTGATTGTTCTGATGAAAAAAAAAAACAAATGCTGCTGATGATTCTAAAAAAATCAACTGTTCCTTTTCTTTGACAAACTTCTCCTcctttagagcatctccaacaggcgcgcGTGAAATATCCGGCGGACTGGATAAACCGCCAGTTTGGCGCGCGCGAGAGGACGCGCGGAGCGCTCCAGCAGGCACTTGAAAGTTGGCGCGTGAAAAAATTGGCGCGCGCGGGGAAAAAGCGGCAGCGCGCAATAGTTTGGCGCGAGGCGCCAAACGCGCTGGTTAAAAGCCACGCGCATGTGCTCGCCAACCGCCACGTTTTCCCTACCGCCGcgccttcttcctcgcctcttccagcgccccgccgccgccgcgccttctCCCCTCACCTCTTCTAACGCTCCGCCATGCTTCGGTTGTTCGACGCGTTTACGTCGTCGGACTACACCACCGAGGAGGACGGGCAGTTTCATCTATTTTTATTTAGCATTGTTTTATCTATTTTTATTTAGCATCATATGAACTTGCTTGTGGTTTAGGGCTTGAACTATGCTATCAATTTGAACTGTGTGTTGTTTCAGAAAAAAAAATTCCAAGCGTCGGCTGGTCGTGCGCGCGCTGGATTTTGTAGTGCCTGGTGAAGCTTGCCCGGTCTTGCCGGCCGGCGGCGTCGGCGTCTGTGGGCGTCGTTTAACCTCCTTGGAGGCGTCGTTGTGGAGTGCCACACCCTCTTACACCTTCGGATCTTGCTCTTCGGGTGAAAGCCTAAGACCCGGTTGGGTGGGGCGACGGCGTCGACATTGTCGCTTCCCTCTTTGGGGCGTCGCCTCGAAGAGCTTCGGATCCCGTTTGCACGCTTCATGGGCTGGACGCTCGCGGCATTGCGGTCGGCTGGTGTCCGTTTGGCAATGCGGATGTTGCGCGGCTTCCTGTTTTGTGGCAACGATGGTGGCTTCGGGCGGAGTCAGGTTTGCTGATGGTTCTTGGTAGTCGATCTCTTCCGGCGTGTTCTAGGAGTAGCCGCTCTGGCGCTGGCTCGGCGCAAGCCCAACGCTTTTCTCCTGTAATGCTCGTCGACAGAGTCGGAGCTGCCTGGTCGCCGGCGCGTGTGGCTGACTGTTTGGCATCGGCGCCGGCGCAAACCTCGACGCTTGTTTGCGGTGAGGGCTTCTTCGGTGGTCGTCGATGGTGGAGTCGGAGTCACCCTCGCGGAGGCATGATGACGATGACGCCGGGCAGCAGCCTCGACGATGCTTTTCTCCTCGGCAGCGTGTGTCCGTTCTTGTGTGGGTTGCCAGATCACCCTGTGTGCCTTGTTTCTGCGGACCAGTTATGACGATTTTCGCCCAATTTTTCGTTTATTAACCGGGCAATTCTCTTCGAGCTTATTTAATGAATGGGGCCCGTTTCGAAAAAAAATGCTTTGAAGCTAGGATCGCCCGGCACGGGATAGCGCTGTGGAGGACCTGCCATATAAAAATTCTGATCTTGGCTGGGCATTCTAGACAGCAAATCAAGTTCCACTTCTCATCCAGCACTGAAGATCCCGTATTTGTATGAATCATATGACCAAACTGAAAATTCCATTCAACTTGGTAAGCTGAGCGTACTGAAAAAAAATCAACTGTTCCTAATGGTTAATCACTGTCGTCATTAGGGTCCATCGACCGATAGGGCGCTTTGCTTTATGCTCAAATCAACTACGTATGTTTTACGCAAATCATGCCACTAGCAAGGTGTATTACTTTCTTGATTGAAGATGATACCACTACTAGaaaaaaccttatacacagaagtttatcagtagcgcggtttaaaaatggacgctactgctaattagtagtGGCGGGGGTATAAAAACCGTGCTaatactaagttgatagtagtagcgagggttataaacccgtGCTGCTACTAAATGGTCTCCAACAATACCCCCAGGATaggccatagtagtagcgaggggcaTAAACCGGCGCTACTAGTAAAAAGTAGTAGTAGCGCAGGTAAGAcccccacgctactactaagcgtGTCCACCCCGGCCCGGTCCACACTCCCACCCCACCAACCGTCCCACACCACCAACCCCCCGTCTGTCTCAGAAAAAAAAAACACGCAGCCCGAATCCCcaacctcctctcctctcccaaCTCACTCGCCAGCTCCTCCTCCACCGCGGCCCCGATCCAGATCCCCTCCACCGCGGCCTCCttccacctcctctcctctccaaaCGGCATGGCCGGCTTCCCGGGGGCCGGTGGCTACGACGCCATGGCCGGATCCGGCGATGACGAGGACGAGGAGGCCATGAAGAGCCTCTACGCTGGCGCGGCCCCCGCCCCCGCGGAGGAGTAGGAGGAGGTCGACGAGTGGTACGCCGTCGCGGTGATGATGGCAGGGGAGGAGAGGGGGATCGGGAAGGAGGGGCTGCGGAAGAGGCTGGTCAGGGAGGGGGAGGGGCCGCAGCTCCCccgcgccggcgacgaggtcgaAGGTAACACGCCCTCCTCGCTCGCTGCTTATCCGGCGTGGATGGGTTCGATTGGGTTGACTTGGGCGTTGACTTGGTTCTTCGTTTGTCCCGCAGTGCACTACACGGGGATGCTGGCGGACGGCACCAAGTTCGACTCCAGCCGGGATCGCGACGCCCCATTCAGGTTCACCCTCGGCCAAGGTACCGCCGCGCTCTGAGTCTGACTGACAGtcaactcctcctcctctgcttctTCTCAACTGAATCTTTTGCAGCTAGTTAGGATCGGAACTTTGTAGATTAGGGGTACACGTTTACGACTAGCAACCAGGCAGATTGGCAGCAAATCTGGCATTTACAACGCTCACGCTTACAAGGGCTCATTAGGATCCAGTTTAGTGTGATTCAAGGTTTCAAATAGCGGCTGCTACCCCCGCTATTGCGGTAGCACTCCCCTAGCGCTATCTCTTTTGTGTTGCGTTATGATATAGCGGCTTTGGCATGATTCATCCGCTATTGCGTGTGTCAGAGCGATATTGCGGGCGCTATAGCGTTTTTGTGTTGCGGGAATAGCGCTCTGGCTACATAAACTTTGTTAGACACCAGTCGCCGGTGCTAGCATGTGTCTTGTCCAACCTTCAATCGTCAGCGCCTGCATGCGTCTGATGCTACTGCCCAAGCTCCAGTTCATGACTACTATTGGTTCTGCTGCATGTCAAGTTGTCAAGGAACCAAAATGCTGCTAACCCTCTACACACTGGAAAGTGGATGGCCTCTCTCGAACCAAACAAAACTGCTGCTACACGTGCTCATGTCTTTCCAAGTTGGTTAATTTGAGATGGTGCTACCGGCCAGATAGGTTATTTAATTCAAAATATTTGAGCGTAACTGTGTAAGCCTTGATGCATGAGGACCATATATTttcttgtaacgccccggatccGTTGCGCCAGGTGCCCGCCAGTTATTCGTCGTTGTTGCCTTGTCTtgtgcttgcgtgttgcattttgccatgtcatcatctgcatttcatatcatgtcatcttgtgcatttcattttgcatacgtgttcgtctcatgcatccgagtattttccccgttgtccgttttgcaatccggcactcctatgtcctccggcgccccttTTACCTTGATTCGTgagtggccgaaaaatgttctcggaataggttgaaacttggcatgcggtcttattatagtgtagacagagcgcttgtcaagtttcgccgcattcggagttcgtttgacttCCCAACCATTAAACATATAGCGGCATTGTGGCCGGTTTAATTGTCGAACGTTTTCGGTCTTCGAAAAACGTTGTCGGGCCGCACACCTTccctctcctctcagcccaacCTCTTTTCACAACCCACCTGCAGCCCTCCTAAACTTTCCCCTCCGTTCCGGACCGTCAGATCGCGATCGGAGGCTCCGAAACGCTCCCAAAACCCCCCCTAAACCCTAACCTAGCCCCTCCTACCTATAAATGGACACCCCCACGTCCATTTTCGGGCTAAACCTACCTCTAGCCTTCTCCTCCTTGATTTCCGCGCCAGCCCAACCATCCAGCCACCGCCCCCCTCCTTGGATCCGCCGCCGGCGAACCCACCGCCGCCACTTGGCAAGCCACAAGTGGCTACGCCGCCACCAGCCGCCCCTGCAATCCACTCCCGCTTCGCCACGTGCCTCCCCAGTGCCCCACCTCAccgcggcccgccaggcccgcaaCAGGCCCGCCCGAGCCCATCGGGGCCCAGGGCAGCCCGCGCGAGCCGCCGCCAGCCTCCTCCGCTCGCTCGTGCCCGAGCTCCCTTGCGTGCTCGCCCGCGCCCCGATCCTCGCCGCCGGAAACCTAGCGCCGCCCCGCACGCGCGCCGGATCCCGTCTCACCGACCCCGCCACCGGTAAGCCTCGCCGCTGCCCCGCCAGGTCGCGCCGCCCCCGTCCGGCTGCATCCTCTCTCTCCCTGAccccgtctctctctctctctctcgcacagGGTAGCCGTTCCCATCGCCGGAGTTAGTCGTCGCCGGCCTCCTCGCCCTTGGTCTTCACCGGGAACGGAATCCCCGGGTTCGgatccggccagatccggccatCCCCGGCCTCCTCCGCCCCTCCCCGCGCCTCGCTGGACTTCCCCGAACCACCGGAGCTCCATTGCCGCCGTGTTGACTTTTTCCCCAAAGGTCGTTTTCTGCCAGGTCCCAAAATATTTGCACTCTGGTCCtctgttcatcgcatcataactctgcatccgctgctccgtttcgtgcgtgtaatatgtcaaattgttcgtctcgacgagtacttcatttcattccattgcatcatgttcatttgagctcatctagATGCCCTAATCAtcgttgcaagagtgctata
Coding sequences within it:
- the LOC125533163 gene encoding F-box/FBD/LRR-repeat protein At5g56420-like, whose translation is MGMEAAAPAPRSRKRKAPATPATEAPCPEPALPIAAGDGGGAGGDRISDLLDAVSLRPRTMEMETAVAAATAEGHASESTAEDRLSGLPDGVLGDIVSLLPTREGARTQILSSRWRHLWRSAPLNLDHGSLCDHPDDFNSVVSRVLAAHPGPGRRFSAPVYHLWGGRATTADAWLRSPALDNLHELELCSYNYRLLYPPATPQPPPEAAFRFSDTLRVATIGECHLPHSTIQGLRFPKLQKLALERNCSGFRCLRINSITLRGVGVRAYNYHKVLKIGELVIENAPCLENFQHGLRVHSLTKTVCTVKILAIDMSALSLDVVINLMRCFPCLEKLYIESIGSGKTNSWRRKHQTLIRSLDIRLKTFVWEYYEGIKSHVNFATFFIRNAKMRELMTLKVNPQDYNEEFFAQQRKMLQLDNKASGGARLHFTPDRSHRSIKDFGVHDLDLVDPFVRRHPYQFHTLS
- the LOC125530635 gene encoding 70 kDa peptidyl-prolyl isomerase-like — translated: MMAGEERGIGKEGLRKRLVREGEGPQLPRAGDEVEVHYTGMLADGTKFDSSRDRDAPFRFTLGQVAGTGYAMIMVRERCLLALSFSSASPSIRG